In one Brassica oleracea var. oleracea cultivar TO1000 chromosome C9, BOL, whole genome shotgun sequence genomic region, the following are encoded:
- the LOC106313002 gene encoding V-type proton ATPase subunit d1: MYGFEALTFNIHGGYLEAIVRGHRAGLLTTADYNNLCQCENLDDIKMHLSATKYGSYLQNEPSPLHTTTIVEKCTLKLVDDYKHMLCQATEPMSTFLEYIRYGHMIDNVVLIVTGTLHERDVQELIEKCHPLGMFDSIATLAVAQNMRELYRLVLVDTPLAPYFSECLTSEDLDDMNIEIMRNTLYKAYLEDFYKFCQKLGGATAEIMSDLLAFEADRRAVNITINSIGTELTREDRKKLYSNFGLLYPYGHEELAICEDIDQVRGVMEKYPPYQAIFSKMSYGESQMLDKAFYEEEVRRLCLAFEQQFHYAVFFAYMRLREQEIRNLMWISECVAQNQKSRIHDSVVYMF; the protein is encoded by the exons ATGTACGGATTCGAGGCGCTCACGTTCAACATCCACGGCGGATACTTGGAGGCGATCGTGAGAGGCCACCGTGCTGGTCTTCTCACCACCGCCGATTACAACAATCTCTGCCAGTGTGAAAACCTCGACGACATCAAGATGCACCTCTCCGCCACCAAGTACGGCTCTTACCTCCAAAACG AACCGTCACCTCTGCATACCACAACGATCGTGGAGAAGTGTACACTCAAACTTGTTGATGACTATAAGCATATGCTTTGCCAAGCTACTGAGCCTATGTCAACCTTCTTGGAGTACATCAG ATACGGCCACATGATTGACAATGTCGTGCTGATTGTTACTGGAACTTTGCACGAGAGAGATGTTCAAGAGTTGATCGAGAAATGTCACCCTTTAGGCATGTTTGATAG CATTGCCACATTGGCAGTTGCTCAGAACATGAGGGAGCTGTATAGGTTGGTGCTTGTGGATACTCCTCTTGCTCCTTATTTCTCCGAATGCTTAACATCAGAG GATTTGGATGACATGAACATAGAGATTATGAGGAACACGCTCTACAAAGCATACCTTGAGGATTTTTACAAGTTCTGTCAG AAACTTGGTGGGGCGACCGCAGAGATAATGTCTGACCTTCTGGCATTCGAAGCTGATAGAAGAGCTGTCAACATCACCATCAATAG CATTGGCACTGAGCTTACAAGAGAAGACAGGAAGAAACTGTACTCTAACTTTGGTCTCCT CTATCCATATGGACACGAGGAGCTAGCTATCTGTGAAGACATAGATCAG GTTCGTGGTGTGATGGAGAAGTACCCCCCTTACCAAGCAATATTCTCAAAGATGTCTTACGGAGAGAGCCAGATGCTTGACAAGGCGTTTTATGAAGAAGAAGTACGAAGGCTTTGCTTAGCCTTTGAGCAGCAG TTCCATTACGCGGTGTTCTTTGCTTACATGAGGTTGAGGGAGCAGGAGATCAGGAACTTGATGTGGATATCGGAATGTGTTGCGCAGAATCAGAAGTCGAGGATCCACGACAGTGTTGTTTACATGTTCTGA
- the LOC106316351 gene encoding cytochrome P450 81D11-like yields METFYLILSLSLFFLSLKLLLGKRRRKLNLPPSPTRPFPVIGHFHLLKLPLHRRFLSISKSLDGGSIFSLRLGTRLVLVVSSHSVAEECFTKNDIVLANRPEFIVGKHIGYNSTTMAGAAYGDSWRNLRRVGSIEIFSSLRLNSFLSIRQDEIQRLIFSLSKHSQREFAKVELRPLFMSLTINNILRMVAGKRFYGDRTENDDEARHVRQLIAEVVVSGGAGNAADYFPILRWITNYEKQVKELAGRVDGFLQSLVDEKREEKEKGNSMIDHLLSLQETQPGYYTDVITKGIILVMILAGTDTSAGTLEWAMSNLLNHPEVLKKAKTEIDEQIGLDRLIEEQDIVKLPYLQNIMSETLRLYPVAPMLLPHLASEDCMVAGYDVPRGAILLVNVWAIHRDPDMWEEPEKFKPERFEKEGEDKKLMSFGIGRRACPGSGLAQRLVTLALGSLVQCFEWERVGEGYVDMKETEKGTIMRKATPLEAMCRTRPIVHKILDASSCT; encoded by the exons ATGGAAACTTTTTACCTGATCCTATCTCTCTCCCTATTCTTCCTCTCTCTTAAACTCTTGCTCGGAAAACGGCGGCGCAAACTAAACCTACCGCCTAGTCCAACTCGGCCATTTCCAGTCATTGGACATTTTCACCTCCTAAAGCTGCCGCTACACCGTAGATTTCTCTCTATCTCTAAATCACTAGACGGCGGCTCTATTTTCTCTCTCCGCCTCGGCACTCGCCTCGTTCTTGTTGTGTCTTCTCACTCCGTCGCTGAGGAATGCTTCACCAAGAACGACATCGTTTTAGCTAACCGGCCAGAGTTTATTGTCGGGAAACACATCGGATACAACTCAACCACTATGGCTGGTGCGGCTTATGGCGACAGTTGGCGGAATCTCCGTCGAGTTGGTTCCATTGAGATCTTCTCTTCTCTTAGGCTCAATAGCTTCTTATCTATCCGTCAAGACGAGATCCAACGGCTGATATTCTCTCTATCGAAACACTCTCAACGA GAGTTTGCAAAGGTGGAGCTGAGACCATTGTTTATGAGCTTGACTATCAACAACATCCTTAGGATGGTCGCGGGAAAGCGATTTTACGGCGATAGAACAGAGAACGACGACGAGGCAAGACACGTTAGGCAGTTGATTGCGGAGGTGGTTGTTAGTGGCGGCGCTGGAAACGCCGCGGACTATTTCCCGATCCTTCGTTGGATAACGAACTATGAGAAACAAGTGAAAGAGCTAGCGGGTCGGGTTGACGGGTTTTTGCAAAGTCTTGTGGATGAGAAACGTGAGGAGAAAGAAAAGGGCAACAGCATGATTGATCATTTGCTTTCCCTCCAAGAAACTCAGCCTGGTTACTACACTGATGTCATCACCAAAGGAATCATTCTT GTAATGATACTTGCCGGGACTGATACGTCAGCAGGAACGTTAGAATGGGCGATGTCGAACTTGTTGAACCATCCAGAAGTATTGAAAAAGGCAAAGACCGAAATCGACGAGCAAATCGGTTTAGACCGGTTAATAGAGGAACAAGACATTGTCAAACTTCCTTATCTCCAGAACATTATGTCAGAGACTTTAAGGCTTTATCCCGTTGCTCCAATGCTCCTCCCTCACTTGGCATCAGAAGATTGCATGGTGGCAGGGTACGATGTCCCACGAGGCGCAATTTTACTTGTGAACGTATGGGCCATTCATAGAGACCCGGATATGTGGGAAGAGCCAGAAAAGTTTAAGCCAGAGAGGTTTGAGAAGGAAGGAGAGGATAAGAAGTTGATGTCATTTGGGATTGGACGAAGGGCTTGTCCTGGATCAGGGCTAGCTCAGAGGCTTGTGACTTTGGCTCTCGGTTCGTTGGTGCAATGTTTCGAATGGGAGAGAGTGGGAGAAGGATATGTGGACATGAAGGAAACTGAAAAGGGAACCATCATGCGTAAAGCTACACCGTTGGAAGCTATGTGTAGAACTCGTCCCATTGTCCATAAGATTTTAGATGCTTCTTCTTGTACATAA